A single genomic interval of Sphaerodactylus townsendi isolate TG3544 linkage group LG08, MPM_Stown_v2.3, whole genome shotgun sequence harbors:
- the NDUFB5 gene encoding NADH dehydrogenase [ubiquinone] 1 beta subcomplex subunit 5, mitochondrial — MTKADNFFQSGEAELAEIPEGYVPDHWEYYSHPITRWISRYIFDPPEKEYEKALTFLDVERQKIELRRKEKEVNRLMKERGDGPWYFYETPSTSLIDYDPKSTPDN; from the exons atGACAAAAGCTGATAATTTCTTCCAATCAGGTGAAGCTGAACTTGCCGAGATTCCGGAAGGTTATGTTCCAGACCATTGGGAGTACTATAGC caTCCCATAACTCGATGGATTTCTCGCTATATTTTCGACCCGCCTGAAAAGGAGTATGAAAAGGCCTTAACTTTTCTTGATGTGGAACGTCAGAAAATCGAGTTAAG GCGGAAGGAGAAGGAAGTAAATCGACTCATGAAAGAAAGGGGGGACGGCCCGTGGTATTTCTACGAAACCCCCAGCACAAGTCTTATTGATTATGATCCTAAATCCACACCCGACAACTGA